The following nucleotide sequence is from Cydia pomonella isolate Wapato2018A chromosome 6, ilCydPomo1, whole genome shotgun sequence.
ttataaatatacccACTCATTTATGTGGTTGAAAACTTGTTCTATGTACAACTTAgaaataattgttaattgttTTGCCTTTGAGTTTTTTTCTAAAGTTATTTAATGTTCGTCATCAGATCCTTCACTTCGATTGCATGGACATGGGACTGAAGGGAGTAATGCTGTCTAAACCTGGCAGTGCTACTACAATTAAGCCAGTGGCCTCCGACGGAGCTAACTCTACTGCTGAACCTGAACAAGTAGACAGTGATATCTTCGACACCGTGACTGAAAGCTCGCCAACGACTGAATCCCCGGTTGTCaactttgttaaatatatttaaagttttacaaagtcgttttattttattataaaatcattattctggataaattaatttgtttgatGGAGTAGCGTCGTGTGCCGACGATTGTGGCTCTTATTTTCTTGGCGCATGGTGAGCGTTAATCTGAAAGTGGCAAAACAGAGCCAGCCCATAGAACTTGCAGAACAGGGTAGTAGAAGACCCTTCAAGATAAATTGAAGAAGGTAGCATGCCTGCTCTCGAGCATCTCCAGCCGCTCTGCCGGAGTCAACCTGTTGTGTATGAAGAGCTCTCACCGTCCAACAGCACGCTGGAGGCCAGCGTGTCGTCTCCGCCCGCATACATGTGTATCAACTCGTTCCAAGCATCTTAAAATGATACAGTGGAGGACTACTTCGCCATATAAACGTAGGtattattttcctctctggatttttacattcatcttcctcgcgttgtcccggcatttttccacggctcatgggaacctggggtccgcttggcaacttatcccaagaattgaggtgggcactagtttttatgaaagcgactgccatctgaccttccaacccaaaggccttattgggattaatccggttttctcacgataatttcctttaccgaaaagcgaaaatggtaaaatatggtaaatatcaaatgatatttcgtacataagttccgaaaaacccattgGTAAGAGCCGGgaattgaacccgcgacttccggattgcaagtcgcacgctcttaccactaggccaccagcgcttttttctctggatatttacattattgaaaatattttaataaattctcAATTTGATATACCTATAGTTTGGCCAGggatctcatttcaaacatagacagataGAACCATACTGTGTTTGTCTTACGCAAGTACTATAGTTCGttattttagcattagaaaaaagtaaaGAAGCTTGACAAGTCTTcatattgaaaaacgctttcaaaaaattgttattattacttatgaaattaaaataatgtaaatgatcgtatatgatttataattgtaacatattcgctgtgacttatttttcaaaagtgtttttcaataaaaaaagacGTCATAATTGCTTATGttctttctaatttttttttataccacgacggtgtgcagtaagcatacggcccgcctgatggtaagtagtcagcttagcctatggacgcctgcaactccagaggtgttacatgcgcgttgccgaatgTAACAcctctaatgctaaaaaaatcgTACTATAGCTAGTAATAAAAGGGATGagtatgtttttctttttatttactgaTAAATTGGTCTTCATAGCAGTGTAAGGCAtctgtttacggttcaatttgtaatgattaatggtcaataggggatattacgTAAAACTCTGCGgagagggcgccactaccacattcTTAAAGCTTATCACGAAACACgaaattgaaatttcgttatctgtctctctatcactcttgtggatttgagcgataaagaggccagatagcaaaatttcgattttcgcgtttattTTTTCTAATGTTTCGTCTGGACGGGCCTTAACTATTTAGTCTATGGATCGATTGTGACATTTAAATGACACTTATGACATTCTTCATTTTATAATCTGTGGTTAATGTATTCCATTGCGCTGGCCGTCggtaaaaatatcttatttcggCTCGGAAAACTCTAATGTATTGATTTTCCCCGCCCGGTTTTATAGAAATTGACGGTAACTTATCTTCACCATTATTTAGTTCATGAATTTATTATAACATGGGTGACAGTGACGATTATTTCGATGGTGTTGGGTTAGTAATAAATGCATGAATTTTAGTGTTTCTTTATTCGTTGGTTTTGTGTGTATTGGATATGtatatttgtagttttattttatcaccacAAAGCTGTTTGTTGGAGTCTCATAATATCTCATTCATCATTAGGTACTCTTACTTCTAAGGTAACCTTCAAGTctcaaaaatctttttcatGAAAGTTGCATTTTGTTGGGCCCTTTGTATTATACCAACGTGTTcccattcaaaatattttgcctAATATACATCAATATCATCtacttttaacatttattttataaaagtacaaTGTTATTAGTCAACTTGCTAAATattgtttgttatattttttatacatatacagtgTTAACTCTATATAGCGACACTCAAGGGACCAAACGTTTTTTGACGCTAAAGAAAGTTTTCGTTATGAGAGAAATTAGGcaaagagaggcctatgctcggCAGTGGGCATCTGGAGGCAAAAACGATGATGATGAGAGAAAAATGAATACTAAAGTAAACCAACTATAGCTAATAAATGTCGACATTATAGGGAGTGAATCATTATATCGAGTGACgttatatggagtttacactgtatGTTGTGTGGTATTACGAGGTGTCTCTAGGTATAATTGCAGGTAAGAAACTATGTAACCTAAAGACAACAAGATGATATATACCATAGTAATAAACTTTCTTTCCAATAGGGCCATGGACTCTATGCCTGATGCGCCTGAAGTCACCTACAACTGGGTTGATGTCACCACTGATTTCTTCAAACATATACAAGGTAACATTTCCTGATTTAGTCATGTATGCTTCAAGTCTTGCTAACAGTGACTGTCATCAGATGTCATCTCCACGGCATACACTGTTTGGTGACTGCGACTACCAGTATTGTTACAAATTTGAACCTAGAATTTGGCTAATTTAAggtgttgttaaaaaaaattaaggtgtTGTTGGCAATAGCATACTACCAtccaaaaatctaaatttttattGCAGATTTACAACTAGGTGAACTCTTACATGATGGTCATCTTTTTGGCTTGTTTGAAGCCATGTCGGCAATTGAAATGATGGATCCAAAGATGGATGCTGGGATGCTTTGTAACCGAGGCAACCCCAAACCACTTAACTTTCAGCAGGCTGTTCAGGTACTACATATATTTATGCTTTTTGTTAAATAATGATGCATTTAAACTGATCTTCACAGTTATTATCTCTACAAGTCATGAGATTTGGGTTCTAATTTTGATATTAGTTGAATGTTGCTATATTGTCATTAGTGTATATTGCCTAAAACTGATGCCCAAGTTATGACTCATGTCATAATCTGTGATGCTCCACtaactttaacacattcactgccagacaaaaaacggcgcagtACCCCAGAAACCCATGGTCTATAGCTgcatacaaaacaacccgcccagcgggttgtccggcatctgaacgaagttcacgagcgcccaccaggtgggttcccggcagtgaatgtgttgactttagtaaaaagacatcaagaaaaatattgaaaagtcACAGCTTTTAAGTCAACTAATTTTCATCCATTGCTTCATTAAAACTAATTTgcattttataatttcaggCAGGGAAATTGAAAATTGATGACTTAGAGCCAAGTGAATTGATTGGTATAATAGATGCAACAATGGCTTGCATTGTATCATGGTTGGAAGGTCATTCTTTGGCACAGACTGTGTTCACAAACCTGTACTTGCATCAGCCCCATTCAATCAATAACAAGACACTAAAGGCATATTGTATAGCTGTTTATAAGCTGCTGGATTGTATAAGAGATTgtattaataagtaagtatattcatAGCTACtgttaaccatttttttacatttctaatttcctgtctttttataaaaaagaagaaagataAATCTTACTTAAaatcaaacaactttgtcatcATACTACTGAATCCTTATTGTTTGTTGAAATGGGGGAATGTGGGGTATGCCAGGTAACTTAACACCTTCCTTGCGGATAATTCAATTTAACCGCATCCTGCAGTGAACATGTTAATTTAAGGTTAATAGTGCTGGCTACGGCTCTAttttagcttgggcaaaaatgcttaaTTATGTTGGTCTGACTGCCTGTTCTCCTTTACATATCTTAACTACCCCATTATCAAACTGATTTTGTGAATCAGTTTGATAATGGGGTAGGCTGGGCAGACTATTTTACAGATGGCACCAGCATATGTTTAACCTGTCAAtcctatgattttttttcattcaatcctattaattatttcaaattctttctCTTTTTGAAATTATATGACCCAGATGCTAAATTAAGTTAAGTCCTTTCCCTTCAAGTCAAATCCCATAAAACTAGAAATGGAGGGCTATGTCTCTCTGTTTTAAAACTTTGTAAGTTGCCAATGCCATTAAATagtatgtgtttttttaagaattcagtttttgttaatatttgaaaatagtggagttttagaaataaatagttCGAGAGGTCTACAGTTCACATGAATTATAACTATAATTCTTAAATTTTTAGAGCCCAAGTCTTTGAAGAAGAGGATTTCCAGCCAATGGGCTATGGATATCGTCTTGGCTCGAACCCACAGACTGGCAACAATTTTGGTCCCAACCTGGATGTTCCGGAGCAGAAATGTATTGCCATGCTCCGGGAGCAGGAGGAGGAACTCAATAAGAAGGCTAGGGCTTCTGGTGAGGAGGTAAGTCATGTTTCCAATACTAAGTTACGGGTGACTATTTGATTTATAGGGTAGCCCAAAAACTATGTAACATAAATTTTTAGTGTggcatattatttaaaaaaatgtcaaatgTTTGCGTTTATGTATCAGAGAcaaaggaaaatattttcaagaaatcgAGTTCCTTGATCATATGTTACTACATTTATTGAATTGTTAAAACAATGACAAGTTATTGTTTGTAGAATGTTTGTATACCTTATTTACGCCATCATGTACATAGAGCAACGCTTGCATCATATCACTTAAATTGAGCAAACCAGAGTTTAGTTTGATTGTTTTACTACATACTAGAATAAATTGTGAAATAtgatttgagttttttttacacacagcagattgaaaaaagtaaaataatctaGGTGGTGACTCACCCGAAATTAAAGAAAATCGACATTTCCAGGACAATGTATGGACCGCCCTAGCTGCCCGCATCCGCTTCACCAGGATGTTCTACCAGGCCCTCCTCCTGATCACCAAGAAGGACCCTCAGTCTGGTGCCGACTGCGTGGCCCTACTCAATGGCTGCTCCGAGATGATGAAGCTCATCATCAAGACAGCTGGGCTGGGGACTCAACCTGTAGAAAACTgttagttataaatataatcGAAAATGCAAATAACCACGAAATACTGTTGTATAGTTATGTGGTTTACTTTGAGGGACTTTGACtttaataaatgtgtttttattgcTATAATTTTACAGTTGATGCCATATATACATTTGGTTCTTCTATAAAACAGGCTTGGTTGTgtatagaaaagaaaatgcACAAGCCTATTGTTTTCAAAGTAATCTATTACTTACTTAGAAGGCGGATGATAATTGTTTTGACTCTATTTGATTTAAATAGGTAGACCATATCataaaacaatgtttaaaatatcaCATATCAAAATGTCATTACTGGAGGTATACCAAAAATTACCTTCATAAATCTTAATTTGCAGTCTACTTCTTAAATTTTTAACTTCTTCTCAGATCTTAATTTGTgggatatattttaatttcagtttcttaactgaaatttaaatttgcggTCTACCTCTGTTGAAGCTTGAACAGCCGACTTTGAAGTAGTTGACTTCTTAATTCAGCAAGAGATATTATATTGCCTCTTTTCAGCGGACTCTCCAAACCCGATGGGGTTCGAGCCGATGATAAACCAGCGGTTGCTCCCGCCCACGTTCCCGCGCTACACCCGCATCAAGCCGCGGGCCGAGGCGTTAGCTTACTGCGACGAGCTCGTGTCGAGACTGCGGCGCGCCTGGAAGATCACGTCCTGTACCAACTTCCACACCGCACTGGTATGTATGTGCACCTCGCTTTACCCATAGACGCGAGTCATTGATCAATCTACAACTGAATTTAGTCCTGCGTATATTCACTGGCTTTTTATGATTCCTGCAAGTTCGTATAACCATCTGTTCAAGGTGCTCCAACCATTATTCTTGTTGTCCCAATTCTTTTTTCACTCACCTCAAACTATCACGCAATATATACTCTAATAAGCCAACTTGATATAACAGTATGCAAAGGTGCGAAATTTAAACTTTGTATGGGACATCGCGAAGGCGCCTACATTTTTCCGGAGTATAAAAACCTTTTATCCCACAGGACTTCTTCATGGAGTTCAGCCGGCAGCGCGCCTGCATCCTGTCCCGCTCGGCGCTGCAGCTGCTGTACCTCAGCCCGTCCCCCGCCAGCACCGCCAGCATGGCCCAGAGCGCCATGAACGCGCCGCCCGGCCAGCCGAGGCCGCCGCACGCCTTCGTCGAGATATTACGAGAGTCTGTTCGAAGCTTTGTTAATCCACCGGCGTTGACCCCCAAATCACCTATACCTACACCACAGGTATGTAACACTGACGATTTTATGTGGAAGACGAATAAATGGCCTAGAGCGCCTTGAACGCCTTCGTCGAGATATTACGAGAGTCTGTTCGAAGCTTCGTTAACCCACCATCTTTTTGCAGGCACGCGAATTCGTAGAGAACTTCCTCGCTCGCTGCGTTCGTCCGTTCGCAGTGTTACTGCAAGTCTGCGGACATAATCGTGCACGCCAGCGAGACAAGTTGGCCCTACTGTTAGATGAATTCGCAGCGCTGCAAGAAGAGGTTAGTACCAGACCAACTAACTCATGTTTGTTAATAAAGGTACGCAGAGTCCGGGATGCTCGAACTATCGAGAGACAACCTTAAAATTAGACCTAATTACGAGTGATAGGTACGCGATAATATATATAGTCACAAATCCTGTGAGAAAGGCTTTATCGCTGCGGTTTATGTATatcatcaatttataatttgtatCTGTCGATGGAAAAAGGAGATAAGAATCAAATTTTTCACTTGAGCAAATATCACCCTGACATCCTTATGTAgcgtaattttatttacatcacAGCCAAACACTTTGTCTATCAAAATGGGCTTCTGACACACGTATTATTACACGTAGTATTTTTCACCGTATTTTATACCGTAAGCTGTGTCGGCTATGGCAGACAGAAGCGGTCAAAGAGTTAACAACAATgtgatttttaagaaaaaatcttgATGCAATTGAGCAAATTGCAGGCAGAAAGCGTGGACGCAGTGGTGAGCGGAGCAGCCGGTACAGCGCCGCGGGCGTGCTTTGGCACGTGGCTCTTATACCATGTTCTACGAGTCATGATCGCCTACCTGCTGTCCGGGCTGGAGTTGGAGCTGTACAGCGTCCACGAGTACCACTACATATTCTGGTGAGTCTCAAGTGACTATTGACGTGGATGCTTTCGTTCGTGGCTCTTATACCACGTGCTGGGcgtcattttttttatgatacaggaggaaAATGatcagacggatcacctgatggtaagcgattaccgccgcccatggacacccatGGTCATGATTGCCTACCTGCTGTCCGGGCTCGAGCTGGAGCTCTACAGCACGTAAAAGTACTACTACATATTCTGGCGAGTCTGATGA
It contains:
- the LOC133518872 gene encoding N-alpha-acetyltransferase 35, NatC auxiliary subunit isoform X2 translates to MGDSDDYFDGVGAMDSMPDAPEVTYNWVDVTTDFFKHIQDLQLGELLHDGHLFGLFEAMSAIEMMDPKMDAGMLCNRGNPKPLNFQQAVQAGKLKIDDLEPSELIGIIDATMACIVSWLEGHSLAQTVFTNLYLHQPHSINNKTLKAYCIAVYKLLDCIRDCINKAQVFEEEDFQPMGYGYRLGSNPQTGNNFGPNLDVPEQKCIAMLREQEEELNKKARASGEEDNVWTALAARIRFTRMFYQALLLITKKDPQSGADCVALLNGCSEMMKLIIKTAGLGTQPVENSDSPNPMGFEPMINQRLLPPTFPRYTRIKPRAEALAYCDELVSRLRRAWKITSCTNFHTALDFFMEFSRQRACILSRSALQLLYLSPSPASTASMAQSAMNAPPGQPRPPHAFVEILRESVRSFVNPPALTPKSPIPTPQAREFVENFLARCVRPFAVLLQVCGHNRARQRDKLALLLDEFAALQEEAESVDAVVSGAAGTAPRACFGTWLLYHVLRVMIAYLLSGLELELYSVHEYHYIFWYLYEFLYGWLVSALGRAEGLAGAGAAAGAGPGAGAGAGAGARRADAKKGARKKKRTRPYAREALMCQVMQNMCGGYYKALVAFKLQGKIRQPQSQFDNEAVRYKHRFAPLSVLTPPQVHYHEFTEMTQPAQYENPVILYLGGCKHFQQARSLLETITTPDQEITDLLKVAKTNFVVLKLLAGGHKRDSTTPPEFDFTVHRHFPIIKLV
- the LOC133518872 gene encoding N-alpha-acetyltransferase 35, NatC auxiliary subunit isoform X1; this translates as MIYTIVINFLSNRAMDSMPDAPEVTYNWVDVTTDFFKHIQDLQLGELLHDGHLFGLFEAMSAIEMMDPKMDAGMLCNRGNPKPLNFQQAVQAGKLKIDDLEPSELIGIIDATMACIVSWLEGHSLAQTVFTNLYLHQPHSINNKTLKAYCIAVYKLLDCIRDCINKAQVFEEEDFQPMGYGYRLGSNPQTGNNFGPNLDVPEQKCIAMLREQEEELNKKARASGEEDNVWTALAARIRFTRMFYQALLLITKKDPQSGADCVALLNGCSEMMKLIIKTAGLGTQPVENSDSPNPMGFEPMINQRLLPPTFPRYTRIKPRAEALAYCDELVSRLRRAWKITSCTNFHTALDFFMEFSRQRACILSRSALQLLYLSPSPASTASMAQSAMNAPPGQPRPPHAFVEILRESVRSFVNPPALTPKSPIPTPQAREFVENFLARCVRPFAVLLQVCGHNRARQRDKLALLLDEFAALQEEAESVDAVVSGAAGTAPRACFGTWLLYHVLRVMIAYLLSGLELELYSVHEYHYIFWYLYEFLYGWLVSALGRAEGLAGAGAAAGAGPGAGAGAGAGARRADAKKGARKKKRTRPYAREALMCQVMQNMCGGYYKALVAFKLQGKIRQPQSQFDNEAVRYKHRFAPLSVLTPPQVHYHEFTEMTQPAQYENPVILYLGGCKHFQQARSLLETITTPDQEITDLLKVAKTNFVVLKLLAGGHKRDSTTPPEFDFTVHRHFPIIKLV
- the LOC133518872 gene encoding N-alpha-acetyltransferase 35, NatC auxiliary subunit isoform X3; the protein is MDSMPDAPEVTYNWVDVTTDFFKHIQDLQLGELLHDGHLFGLFEAMSAIEMMDPKMDAGMLCNRGNPKPLNFQQAVQAGKLKIDDLEPSELIGIIDATMACIVSWLEGHSLAQTVFTNLYLHQPHSINNKTLKAYCIAVYKLLDCIRDCINKAQVFEEEDFQPMGYGYRLGSNPQTGNNFGPNLDVPEQKCIAMLREQEEELNKKARASGEEDNVWTALAARIRFTRMFYQALLLITKKDPQSGADCVALLNGCSEMMKLIIKTAGLGTQPVENSDSPNPMGFEPMINQRLLPPTFPRYTRIKPRAEALAYCDELVSRLRRAWKITSCTNFHTALDFFMEFSRQRACILSRSALQLLYLSPSPASTASMAQSAMNAPPGQPRPPHAFVEILRESVRSFVNPPALTPKSPIPTPQAREFVENFLARCVRPFAVLLQVCGHNRARQRDKLALLLDEFAALQEEAESVDAVVSGAAGTAPRACFGTWLLYHVLRVMIAYLLSGLELELYSVHEYHYIFWYLYEFLYGWLVSALGRAEGLAGAGAAAGAGPGAGAGAGAGARRADAKKGARKKKRTRPYAREALMCQVMQNMCGGYYKALVAFKLQGKIRQPQSQFDNEAVRYKHRFAPLSVLTPPQVHYHEFTEMTQPAQYENPVILYLGGCKHFQQARSLLETITTPDQEITDLLKVAKTNFVVLKLLAGGHKRDSTTPPEFDFTVHRHFPIIKLV